In Centroberyx gerrardi isolate f3 chromosome 11, fCenGer3.hap1.cur.20231027, whole genome shotgun sequence, the following are encoded in one genomic region:
- the LOC139914044 gene encoding uncharacterized protein LOC139914044 isoform X2: protein MERSISEKDWKRALTSIMEELSKREYKKMLHSLDKIPNSVKKSNNSKEEMPQIIIQHLGVEESIFAMEKVLDEIPRRDDAVQELLRPFVDKLRNKHQKEKDKGWKRKFSDSECETKETETPGRFSKHLNAERWRGQKRKYVSESESEDEEREFVDQQKKSQSDKRKTIYDLKESRYLGKQAIVGKVVRKSGLRPYQTQKKEKKVMFFLGFADETASIKVVVYGKNRYEEIMEGSYYSFREVIIEDNTVKVTKLSIRSKTTAVQVPAELEMEARMIVDPQKPVLSIKEAEASYDKTEMSVEGTITELTPVSQIKVKGGRRRTTQRRDLHLQDDTGSIRICLWGDRANQCPAVVGDSVRVTNVKTNHYMETVSLNSTGLTRVYKVEAAAVQTGTVEIIGIIKASKMETRLEAELDQQLKTLVVASELLAKAFGIRLGGDFEDRLLDKMPLSAEVEIQGNRITAITKM, encoded by the exons ATGGAAAGGAGCATTTCAGAGAAAGACTGGAAGAGAGCGCTgacctccatcatggaggagcTGAGCAAGCGAGAGTACAAGAAGATGCTgcacagtttggacaaaattcCAAACAGTGTCAAAAAGAGCAACAACTCCAAAGAAGAGATGCCTCAAATAATCATCCAGCACTTAGGAGTAGAGGAGTCCATCTTTGCAATGGAGAAAGTCCTGGATGAGATTCCCAGACGGGACGATGCGGTCCAGGAGCTACTGCGCCCCTTTGTGGACAAACTGAGGAACAAAcaccaaaaagagaaagacaaag gATGGAAGAGGAAATTCAGCGATTCAGAGTGTGAAACCAAGGAGACAGAGACGCCCGGTAGGTTCTCCAAACACCTCAAtgcagaaagatggagag gGCAGAAGAGGAAATATGTGAGTGAATCAGAGTCAGAGGATGAAGAGCGAGAGTTTGTTG ACCAGCAGAAGAAGAGTCAAAGTGACAAG AGGAAAACCATCTACGATCTGAAAGAAAGCCGTTATCTCGGCAAGCAAGCCATAGTTGGGAAAGTAGTCCGGAAATCCGGGCTGCGCCCTTATCAaacacagaaaaaggaaaaaaaggtcaTGTTTTTTCTGGGGTTTGCTGATGAGACAGCTAGTATCAAAGTGGTCGTATATGGGAAGAACCGCTATGAAGAAATTATGGAAGGAAGCTACTACTCGTTCAGAGAAGTAATCATAGAGGACAACACAGTGAAAGTTACCAAACTGAGCATAAGGTCAAAGACCACCGCCGTCCAAGTCCCTGCTGAGCTGGAGATGGAAGCCAGGATGATCGTCGATCCCCAAAAACCGGTTTTGTCCATTAAAGAAGCCGAAGCTTCTTATGACAAAACAGAAATGAGTGTCGAGGGAACCATAACAGAG TTGACTCCGGTCAGTCAAATCAAGGTGAAGGGTGGACGGAGGAGGACGACGCAGCGGAGGGATCTCCACCTGCAGGACGACACTGGTTCCATCAGGATCTGCTTGTGGGGCGATCGGGCCAATCAGTGCCCAGCAGTGGTTGGAGACTCTGTCAGGGTGACCAACGTCAAGACCAATCACTACATGGAAACCGTATCGCTGAATTCAACCGGACTGACCAGAGTTTACAAG GTTGAGGCCGCTGCTGTCCAGACTGGGACAGTTGAGATCATAGGAATCATTAAGGCCAGCAAGATGGAGACCAGGCTGGAGGCGGAGCTCGACCAGCAGCTGAAGACGCTCGTTGTGGCGTCCGAACTTCTGGCGAAGGCATTCGGCATCAGGCTGGGGGGCGACTTTGAGGACAGACTCCTTGATAAAATGCCACTTTCTGCAGAGGTGGAAATACAAGGGAACAGGATTACAGCCATTACAAAGATGTAA
- the rnasekb gene encoding ribonuclease kappa-B produces MPSLLFCGPKMAACGIVISIWGVIMLVMLGIFFSAKSAVLIEDVPFTEEDIRNDKNPPQNIYSLYNQVGINCFIAAAVYVAVGAVSLCQVRLNKRQEYMVT; encoded by the exons ATGCCGTCGCTTCTGTTTTGCGGCCCGAAGATGGCGGCGTGCGGGATAGTGATCAGCATCTGGGGAGTGATCATGCTG GTCATGCTGGGAATCTTCTTCAGCGCCAAGTCGGCCGTGCTGATCGAGGACGTCCCGTTCACCGAGGAGGACATCCGCAACGA TAAAAATCCTCCTCAGAACATCTACAGTCTGTATAATCAGGTCGGCATCAACTGCTTCATCGCGGCGGCGGTCTACGTGGCGGTGGGCGCCGTGTCGCTCTGCCAGGTCCGGCTCAACAAGCGCCAGGAGTACATGGTCACATAG
- the bacc1 gene encoding BPTF-associated chromatin complex component 1: protein MTSASAKVGEIFSAAGAAFTKLGELTMQLHPVSDSSPAGAKWTETEIEMLRLAVRRFGDDLNNISTVIKERTVAQIKSTVKRKLYEDSRVPIASESPKKTVKKTAVAMAPAPATAAPAMIAVSTSQVVVATGMQSGPSLAPPIKKQKTADVTLSALNDSDVNSDLVDIEGLGDGSSNKKLNFDQESLNLDSSLIMNSSDLPLLSR from the exons ATGACTTCTGCCTCTGCTAAG gtggggGAGATCTTCTCGGCGGCAGGAGCAGCCTTCACCAAGCTGGGAGAGCTGACCATGCAGCTGCATCCAGTGTCTGACTCCAGTCCTgcagg AGCCAAATGGACGGAGACGGAGATCGAGATGCTGCGCTTGGCGGTGCGGCGCTTCGGAGACGACCTGAACAACATCAGCACCGTGATCAAGGAGCGGACCGT AGCGCAGATCAAGAGCACCGTGAAGAGGAAGCTGTACGAGGACAGCCGGGTCCCCATCGCCTCCGAATCCCCCAAGAAGACCGTCAAGAAAACCGCGGTCGCCATGGCGCCGGCGCCGGCTACCGCCGCCCCCGCCATGATCGCCGTGTCGACCTCGCAGGTCGTCGTGGCGACGGGAATGCAGAGCGGCCCCTCTCTGGCCCCGCCCATCAAGAAGCAGAAGACCGCAG atgTGACTCTCAGCGCTCTGAATGACTCGGATGTGAACAGCGACCTGGTGGACATCGAAGGACTCGGCGACGGCTCCTCCAACAAGAAGCTCAACTTTGACCAAG AGAGCCTGAACCTGGACTCCAGCCTCATCATGAACTCCAGTGACCTCCCCCTTCTGTCCCGCTGA
- the LOC139914044 gene encoding uncharacterized protein LOC139914044 isoform X1, translating to MERSISEKDWKRALTSIMEELSKREYKKMLHSLDKIPNSVKKSNNSKEEMPQIIIQHLGVEESIFAMEKVLDEIPRRDDAVQELLRPFVDKLRNKHQKEKDKGWKRKFSDSECETKETETPGRFSKHLNAERWRGQKRKYVSESESEDEEREFVDQQKKSQSDKENTRPSPGNYKSWRKTIYDLKESRYLGKQAIVGKVVRKSGLRPYQTQKKEKKVMFFLGFADETASIKVVVYGKNRYEEIMEGSYYSFREVIIEDNTVKVTKLSIRSKTTAVQVPAELEMEARMIVDPQKPVLSIKEAEASYDKTEMSVEGTITELTPVSQIKVKGGRRRTTQRRDLHLQDDTGSIRICLWGDRANQCPAVVGDSVRVTNVKTNHYMETVSLNSTGLTRVYKVEAAAVQTGTVEIIGIIKASKMETRLEAELDQQLKTLVVASELLAKAFGIRLGGDFEDRLLDKMPLSAEVEIQGNRITAITKM from the exons ATGGAAAGGAGCATTTCAGAGAAAGACTGGAAGAGAGCGCTgacctccatcatggaggagcTGAGCAAGCGAGAGTACAAGAAGATGCTgcacagtttggacaaaattcCAAACAGTGTCAAAAAGAGCAACAACTCCAAAGAAGAGATGCCTCAAATAATCATCCAGCACTTAGGAGTAGAGGAGTCCATCTTTGCAATGGAGAAAGTCCTGGATGAGATTCCCAGACGGGACGATGCGGTCCAGGAGCTACTGCGCCCCTTTGTGGACAAACTGAGGAACAAAcaccaaaaagagaaagacaaag gATGGAAGAGGAAATTCAGCGATTCAGAGTGTGAAACCAAGGAGACAGAGACGCCCGGTAGGTTCTCCAAACACCTCAAtgcagaaagatggagag gGCAGAAGAGGAAATATGTGAGTGAATCAGAGTCAGAGGATGAAGAGCGAGAGTTTGTTG ACCAGCAGAAGAAGAGTCAAAGTGACAAG GAGAATACTCGTCCTTCGCCGGGCAATTATAAATCATGG AGGAAAACCATCTACGATCTGAAAGAAAGCCGTTATCTCGGCAAGCAAGCCATAGTTGGGAAAGTAGTCCGGAAATCCGGGCTGCGCCCTTATCAaacacagaaaaaggaaaaaaaggtcaTGTTTTTTCTGGGGTTTGCTGATGAGACAGCTAGTATCAAAGTGGTCGTATATGGGAAGAACCGCTATGAAGAAATTATGGAAGGAAGCTACTACTCGTTCAGAGAAGTAATCATAGAGGACAACACAGTGAAAGTTACCAAACTGAGCATAAGGTCAAAGACCACCGCCGTCCAAGTCCCTGCTGAGCTGGAGATGGAAGCCAGGATGATCGTCGATCCCCAAAAACCGGTTTTGTCCATTAAAGAAGCCGAAGCTTCTTATGACAAAACAGAAATGAGTGTCGAGGGAACCATAACAGAG TTGACTCCGGTCAGTCAAATCAAGGTGAAGGGTGGACGGAGGAGGACGACGCAGCGGAGGGATCTCCACCTGCAGGACGACACTGGTTCCATCAGGATCTGCTTGTGGGGCGATCGGGCCAATCAGTGCCCAGCAGTGGTTGGAGACTCTGTCAGGGTGACCAACGTCAAGACCAATCACTACATGGAAACCGTATCGCTGAATTCAACCGGACTGACCAGAGTTTACAAG GTTGAGGCCGCTGCTGTCCAGACTGGGACAGTTGAGATCATAGGAATCATTAAGGCCAGCAAGATGGAGACCAGGCTGGAGGCGGAGCTCGACCAGCAGCTGAAGACGCTCGTTGTGGCGTCCGAACTTCTGGCGAAGGCATTCGGCATCAGGCTGGGGGGCGACTTTGAGGACAGACTCCTTGATAAAATGCCACTTTCTGCAGAGGTGGAAATACAAGGGAACAGGATTACAGCCATTACAAAGATGTAA
- the LOC139914044 gene encoding uncharacterized protein LOC139914044 isoform X3 has product MERSISEKDWKRALTSIMEELSKREYKKMLHSLDKIPNSVKKSNNSKEEMPQIIIQHLGVEESIFAMEKVLDEIPRRDDAVQELLRPFVDKLRNKHQKEKDKGWKRKFSDSECETKETETPGQKRKYVSESESEDEEREFVDQQKKSQSDKENTRPSPGNYKSWRKTIYDLKESRYLGKQAIVGKVVRKSGLRPYQTQKKEKKVMFFLGFADETASIKVVVYGKNRYEEIMEGSYYSFREVIIEDNTVKVTKLSIRSKTTAVQVPAELEMEARMIVDPQKPVLSIKEAEASYDKTEMSVEGTITELTPVSQIKVKGGRRRTTQRRDLHLQDDTGSIRICLWGDRANQCPAVVGDSVRVTNVKTNHYMETVSLNSTGLTRVYKVEAAAVQTGTVEIIGIIKASKMETRLEAELDQQLKTLVVASELLAKAFGIRLGGDFEDRLLDKMPLSAEVEIQGNRITAITKM; this is encoded by the exons ATGGAAAGGAGCATTTCAGAGAAAGACTGGAAGAGAGCGCTgacctccatcatggaggagcTGAGCAAGCGAGAGTACAAGAAGATGCTgcacagtttggacaaaattcCAAACAGTGTCAAAAAGAGCAACAACTCCAAAGAAGAGATGCCTCAAATAATCATCCAGCACTTAGGAGTAGAGGAGTCCATCTTTGCAATGGAGAAAGTCCTGGATGAGATTCCCAGACGGGACGATGCGGTCCAGGAGCTACTGCGCCCCTTTGTGGACAAACTGAGGAACAAAcaccaaaaagagaaagacaaag gATGGAAGAGGAAATTCAGCGATTCAGAGTGTGAAACCAAGGAGACAGAGACGCCCG gGCAGAAGAGGAAATATGTGAGTGAATCAGAGTCAGAGGATGAAGAGCGAGAGTTTGTTG ACCAGCAGAAGAAGAGTCAAAGTGACAAG GAGAATACTCGTCCTTCGCCGGGCAATTATAAATCATGG AGGAAAACCATCTACGATCTGAAAGAAAGCCGTTATCTCGGCAAGCAAGCCATAGTTGGGAAAGTAGTCCGGAAATCCGGGCTGCGCCCTTATCAaacacagaaaaaggaaaaaaaggtcaTGTTTTTTCTGGGGTTTGCTGATGAGACAGCTAGTATCAAAGTGGTCGTATATGGGAAGAACCGCTATGAAGAAATTATGGAAGGAAGCTACTACTCGTTCAGAGAAGTAATCATAGAGGACAACACAGTGAAAGTTACCAAACTGAGCATAAGGTCAAAGACCACCGCCGTCCAAGTCCCTGCTGAGCTGGAGATGGAAGCCAGGATGATCGTCGATCCCCAAAAACCGGTTTTGTCCATTAAAGAAGCCGAAGCTTCTTATGACAAAACAGAAATGAGTGTCGAGGGAACCATAACAGAG TTGACTCCGGTCAGTCAAATCAAGGTGAAGGGTGGACGGAGGAGGACGACGCAGCGGAGGGATCTCCACCTGCAGGACGACACTGGTTCCATCAGGATCTGCTTGTGGGGCGATCGGGCCAATCAGTGCCCAGCAGTGGTTGGAGACTCTGTCAGGGTGACCAACGTCAAGACCAATCACTACATGGAAACCGTATCGCTGAATTCAACCGGACTGACCAGAGTTTACAAG GTTGAGGCCGCTGCTGTCCAGACTGGGACAGTTGAGATCATAGGAATCATTAAGGCCAGCAAGATGGAGACCAGGCTGGAGGCGGAGCTCGACCAGCAGCTGAAGACGCTCGTTGTGGCGTCCGAACTTCTGGCGAAGGCATTCGGCATCAGGCTGGGGGGCGACTTTGAGGACAGACTCCTTGATAAAATGCCACTTTCTGCAGAGGTGGAAATACAAGGGAACAGGATTACAGCCATTACAAAGATGTAA